The genomic segment GTATGTGGTCACCTCGATCTGGTAGCCGTCCTTCTGGCTGCCGACCGTGCCGAAGGCGATCCCGACCTCCCACACCGCGTCGGCCCACGGCCGGACGATCTTCAGCACGTCCTCGGGACGGGCATCGGTGGTGAAGTCCAGGTCATTGCCGAGCCGGCCCAGCAGGGCGTCCCTGACCGAGCCGCCGACCAGGGCGAGGGAGAACCCGGCCTCCTGGAAACGGCGGGCGAGGTCGTCCGCGACAGGGGAGACGCGCAGCAGTTCGCTGACCGCGCGGCGCTGCACCTGGCTCAGGGCGCTGGGATTGTCTTCATTGGCGTTCGGCACAACAGAAAAGGGTACGTGCCTCGCGCGCCCTCGGCCGACCCGATTACCGTCCGCCCCGCGGGCCGGTGCGAGCGCCCCGGCGCGTCTTCCGATCACGTGGAGCAGTCCGCGGCACTTCGCCACAGCGCGCATCGTTACCATGCGTGGACGCACAACCGACGACCACTGACGACGAGGGACGGGCGAACGCGTGGCCGAGGCGGCAGACTTTCCGGGGACGAGCCCCTCACCTGCCCGCCGGTGGCTGCGGCGCACCGCAGCACTGCTGGTGGGAACCCCTTTGCTGGCCGGACTGCTGCAGGCGCCGGTGGGCCCCGTGGCGCACGCCTCAGGGCCCGGCGCGAAGGCGGCAGCCGCGGCGTCGCGCGTGAAGGCCGACGCCACCGGGTCACGCACCGTCGATGTCTCCCTCGACGCGCTCACCCCCACCACCCCCGGTGAGGACGACACCCTCACGGTCTCGGGCACGGTCACCAACAACGGCAAGCAGACGGTGACGGCGGCACAGGTCGGGCTCCGCATCGGATCGCCCCTCGGCAGCCGCAGCGAGATCGACAGCGCCGCGAAGCGCACGGGCTTCCAGCCGGGCTCCGACGGCTCGGAGGTCGGCGGGAAGTACGTCGAGAAGATCTCCAAGCTCGCACCCGGCGTGCGACAGGACTTCAGCATCTCCGTGCCGGTGAAGGCACTGTCCCTGAGCACCAGCGGTGTCTACCAGCTGGGTGTCACCCTCACCGGCCAGAGCGCCGCCCAGCCCTACCCCCAGGTGCTCGGCATCGAGCGGACCTTCCTGCCGTGGCAGCCCGACGCCGCGGACACGAAGACGAAGACGACGTACCTGTGGCCGCTCACCACCGCCACGCACCTCACGGCGAGGACCGGCTCCGACGAACAACAGACGCCTGTCTTCAAGAACGACGACCTCGCCGACGAGCTGGCCCCGGGCGGGCGTCTGGAACAGCTGCTGTCCCTCGGCAGCCGTCTAAACGTCACGTGGGTCATCGATCCGGACCTGCTCGCCTCGGTCGAGGCGCTGACGAAGAACTACCGGGTCGAGAACCCCGACGGAGAGACCACCAGGGCGGGCAAGCAGCAGTCGGTCGCCGGCCAGTGGCTCAACGACCTCCAGAGCGCCGTCAAGGACAAGAAGGTCGTCGCGCTCCCCTTCGCCGACCCCGACCTCGCCTCCCTCGCGCACACCGGCAAGGCGGTAAGCGGCTCCCTCGGCCACCTCAAGGAGGCCACCGAAGCGGGCTACAAGGCGGTCACCACGATCCTCCAGGTGACGCCCACCACCGACTTCGCCTGGCCCGCCGAGGGAGCGATCGACCCGTCGGTCGTCGATGTCGCCACCTCCGCGGGCGCGCACACGGTGATCGCCCGCAGCGACAGCCTGCGCGAGACCAACGGCCTGCAGTACTCGCCGTCCGCGGCCCGGCCCATCGGCGGCGGCACCACCGCGGTGGTGGCCGACGCACGGCTTTCCACGGCCTTCCAGGGCGACATGACCGGGGCGGAGAGCTCCACGCTCGCCGTGCAGGAGTTCCTCGCGCAGAGCCTGATGATCAACCTGCAGGACCCCGACAGGCAGCGCAGCATCGTCGTCGCTCCGCAGCGCATGCCCACGGCCAGCCAGGCGCAGACCATGGGGAAGGCGCTCAGCGCCCTCGAGGACGGAAAGTGGTCGCAGCCGCAGGAACTGACCGCCGCCGCGAAGGCGAAGCCGGACCCGCAGGCCACCACCCGGGTGCCCTCGGCCGCCGCCTACCCGGCCGCACTGCGCAAGCAGGAGCTGCCTCGCCAGGCCTTCGAGAAGATCCAGAACACCAAGAACTCGCTCGAACGCTTCCAGGTGATCCTCACCGCCAAGGACCGCGTGGTCACCCCCTTCGGGCGGGCCATAGACCGCGAGATGGCGACGTCCTGGCGCGGCCACCCGCGGGAGGGGAACGCCTATCGGCAGAGCGTGTGGGCGTACCTCCAGGAGCTCACCAAGCAGGTGTCGCTGGTCCAGCGGTCCGACGCGAAGCTCTCCGGGCGCAGCGCGACCATCCCTGTGTCGGTGCAGAACAACCTGGTGCAGGGCGTGGACCACCTGGTCCTGCGCCTCTCCTCCAACAACCCCACCCGTCTGAAGATCGGCGACGGGCAGTTCGAAGAGAAGCAGATCAAGATCGCGGGCGGTCATTCGCAGTCCGTGAAGTTCACCACCACGGCCAACGCCAACGGCCCGGTTCCCGTGTACGCGCAGCTCTACACCGAAGACGGAGAGCCCTACGGCGAAGCCGTGCGCTTCGACGTCAACGTCACCGAGGTCACCCTCACCGTGATGCTGGTCATCGCGGGCGGACTGCTGCTGCTCGTGCTCGCGGGCTTCCGCATGTACACCCAGCGCAAGCGCGCGGCCCGCAAACGCGCCCAGGAAGGCCCGGACGAAGGCCCGGAACAGGGCTCGCAGGACGGTCCGGACCACGGCCCCGAAGGCGAATCCGGCCGCGACGCCGGGACGGACGACCCCGAGCACCCGAGTGACCCGACACCGGACACCGCTCCGGAAAGCACCGACCCGTCGGACACGGGTGAGAGAGTGGACCGTTGAGCGATGTCGTGGCCGGTGGGCCCGGGGACGATGAGGTGGGGTAACCATGAACGCGCCGTACGACGGTGACCGTGGCCAGGGCTCGGGCGGCTCCGCCTCGCCCGGAGGCCCGCCGCCCGGCTCCCCCGAGCACGGGCAGGTACCCCCGCAGCCCGCGCCGGACATCTATCTCCAGGACGCCTACGACCAGGATCCCTACCGGGCGCAGGACCTCTCCGCCCAGGACCCGGTGTCCGAGGCGCTCTACGACCGCGCGGCGCACCCCCCGCCGCCGCCCGGCACCTATCAGCAGCAGCCCCCGCTCTACGCCCAGCCGCAATCCCCGCAGCACGCCCCCGACCCGCGCGTGTGGGCGCAGACCCCGCCTCCCGAGCCGGAGGGCCCGACCCGGCACCTCCCGTACGGCGACGACGCCCGCACCACACAGTTCGTGGGCGTCGACGACCTGGTCACCCAGGCCGGCGAGGAGCACCACGAGCCGGACGCGTTCGCTCATCTCTTCCGCGACCAGCAGCAGGGCGGCTACCGCGGCCAGCAGTCGGCCTACCAGCAGGACGAGTACCAGCAGCAGGGCGGCTACCAGCAAGCCGGCCACCCACAGGCCGGGTACCAGCAGGGCGGTTACCCGCAAGGGGCGTACCAGCAGGGCGGCCACGCCGAGAGCGACGGCTATGGCCAGGGGGACGGCAACGGCTATCCCCAAGGCAACGGCTACCCCCAGAGCCACGGCTACCCGCAGGGCAACGAGTACCAGCAGCCCGCCCACGGCGGATACGCGCCGACCGACCAGCCGATGGTCCCGAACCCCGCGGCCGCCCCGGCAGCCGCACCCGTGGCCGCCCCCGCACCGGCGCCCGCGGCCAAGGCGGGCGGGCGCGCCTCGAGCCTGCTGAAGTCGAGCGCGCTCATGGCGGCGGGGACGATCGTCTCCCGCCTCACCGGCTTCCTGCGCACGCTGGTCATGGCCGCCGCGATCGGCGTCGGCACGCTCAACGACTCGTACCAGGTCGCCAACGTCCTCCCGACGATGATCTACGTCCTCGTCGGCGGCGGCGCCCTGAACGCGGTGTTCATCCCGCAGCTCGTACGGGCCATGAAGAACGACGACGACGAGGGCGAGGGCTACGCCAACCGCCTCCTGACCCTCGTGATGGTCCTGCTCGGGGCCGTCACCGTCATCTGTGTGATCGCGGCCCCCGCGCTCATCCGCATGATGTCGCCGACGATCGCCGACAACCCCGCGAAGATGGACGTCGCCGTCACCTTCGCCCGGTACTGCATCCCCACGATGTTCTTCATGGGCCTGCACGTCGTGCTCGGTCAGATCCTCAACGCCCGCGGGCGCTTCGGCGCGATGATGTGGACGCCGGTCCTCAACAACATCGTGGTCATCGCGACGTTCGGCGCCTTCATCTGGGCCTTCGGCAGCTTCACCGACTCGGGGGTCAACGCGGGCAGCATCACGCCCGACGGCGTGCGGCTCCTCGGCCTCGGCACCCTGCTCGGCCTGACCGTGCAGGCGCTCTCGATGCTGCCGTACCTGCGCGAGGCGGGCTTCAGGCTGCGGCTCCGGTTCGACTGGCGCGGGCAGGGCCTCGGCAAGGCCGCGCGCCTCGCCAAGTGGACGTTCTTCTTCGTCCTCGCCAACCAGCTCGGCATGATCGTCGTGACCCAGCTGGCCACCAGCGCCGGTGCGACGGCCGAGGACCACGGCTACTCGGGCACCGGCATCACCGCGTACAACTACGCGCTGCTGTTGTGGCAGATGCCGCAGGCCATCATCACGGTCTCCGTGATGACCGCGGTCCTGCCCCGCATCTCCCGCTCCGCGAACGACGACGACCCCGCCGCGGTCCGCGACGACATCTCGTACGGTCTGCGGACCTCCGCCGTGGCGATCGTGCCCTGTGCGTTCGCCTTCCTCGCCCTCGGCGTCCCGATGGCCACGCTGCTGTACGCGGGCTCCGGCTCGGGCGCGCAGAACATCGGCTACATCTTGATGGCGTTCGGGCTCGGCCTGATTCCGTACTCGGTCCAGTACGTCGTCCTGCGCGGCTTCTACGCCTACGAGGACACCCGCACGCCCTTCTACAACACCGTGATCGTGGCAGCCGTCAACGCGGCGGCCTCGGCCCTGTGCTTCTTCGTGCTGCCCGCCCGGTGGGCCGTGGTCGGCATGGGCGCCTCCTACGGCCTCGCCTACGCGGTCGGCGTCGGTGTCGCCTGGCGGAGGCTGCGCGCGCGGCTGGGCGGCGATCTGGACGGTGCCCAGGTGGCACGTACGTACACCCGGCTGTTCGGCGCCTCGGTCCCGGCGGCGATCGTCGGGGGCGGCATCGGCTTCGCCATCCTGAGGGTGATGGGCAGCGGGGCGCTCAGCTCCGCCGTGGCCCTGGTCGTCGGAGGCATCGCACTTCTCGGTGTCTTCTTCGTGGCCGCCCGAAAGATGCGGATCGCGGAGCTCAACTCCATGGTCGGCATGGTCCGCGGCCGTCTCGGTCGGTGAGATGAGCGGGCCCGCACAACCATCGTCGGCCACCGTGTGTCGTGCATAGCGCCGGACTGTGGGCACAATTGGCTTTGGCGTCCGACGAAGCGCAATGGATGGGGAGGCAGGAACGACGGTGGCGGAACGGAGCACGGCTGCCGTCGACGTGGCAGACAACAGCGGCGACGAGCCGCTGACCGCAAAGGCGGAACAGGCCACGGCCGACGGGGTGGCCCAGACCCGGGAGCGGGACACGGCAGCAGAAGAAGAGGCGGCGGAGACCGACAAGTCAGAGAGCCGCGGGGTCTCCTCACCCCCAGAACTGCACAGTGGCCACAAGCTCGCCAGACGCTACCGGCTCGAGGAGTGCGTCACCCGTCTGGACGGTTTCAGCAGCTGGCGTGCGGTCGACGAGAAGCTGCGCCGTGCCGTCGGCGTGCATCTCCTGCCCGCCGACCACCCGCGGGCCCGCTCGGTCCTCGCGGCGGCCCGTTCCTCGGCACTGCTCGGCGACCCGCGCTTCGTGCAGGTCCTGGACGCCGTCGAGGAGAACGACCTCGTCTACGTGGTCCACGAGTGGCTGCCGGACGCCACGGAACTCACCGCGCTGCTCGCCGCCGGCCCGCTTGAGGCCCACGACGCCTACCAGCTGGTCAGCCAGGTCTCCCAGGCCATGGCCGCGGCGCACCGTGAGGGTCTCGCGCACCTGCGTCTGACCCCGGGTGCCGTGCTCCGCACCTCCACGGGCCAGTACCGCATTCGCGGACTCGCCGTGAACGCGGCGCTGCGCGGCATCAGCTCCGAGACGCCCCAGCGCACGGACACGGAAGCGATCGGCGCTCTCCTGTACGCCTCGCTCACCCAGCGCTGGCCCTACGAGGACGACGCGTACGGTCTCTCCGGACTCCCCAAGGACGTCGGCCTCATCGCCCCCGACCAGGTGCGCGCGGGCGTCCACCGCGGCCTGTCGGAGCTCGCCATGCGGGCGCTCGTCAACGACGGCGCCACCGCTTCCCGCCAGGACCCTCCGTGCACGACGCCGGAGGAGCTGGTGAAGGCGATCGGCGAGATGC from the Streptomyces venezuelae genome contains:
- the murJ gene encoding murein biosynthesis integral membrane protein MurJ → MNAPYDGDRGQGSGGSASPGGPPPGSPEHGQVPPQPAPDIYLQDAYDQDPYRAQDLSAQDPVSEALYDRAAHPPPPPGTYQQQPPLYAQPQSPQHAPDPRVWAQTPPPEPEGPTRHLPYGDDARTTQFVGVDDLVTQAGEEHHEPDAFAHLFRDQQQGGYRGQQSAYQQDEYQQQGGYQQAGHPQAGYQQGGYPQGAYQQGGHAESDGYGQGDGNGYPQGNGYPQSHGYPQGNEYQQPAHGGYAPTDQPMVPNPAAAPAAAPVAAPAPAPAAKAGGRASSLLKSSALMAAGTIVSRLTGFLRTLVMAAAIGVGTLNDSYQVANVLPTMIYVLVGGGALNAVFIPQLVRAMKNDDDEGEGYANRLLTLVMVLLGAVTVICVIAAPALIRMMSPTIADNPAKMDVAVTFARYCIPTMFFMGLHVVLGQILNARGRFGAMMWTPVLNNIVVIATFGAFIWAFGSFTDSGVNAGSITPDGVRLLGLGTLLGLTVQALSMLPYLREAGFRLRLRFDWRGQGLGKAARLAKWTFFFVLANQLGMIVVTQLATSAGATAEDHGYSGTGITAYNYALLLWQMPQAIITVSVMTAVLPRISRSANDDDPAAVRDDISYGLRTSAVAIVPCAFAFLALGVPMATLLYAGSGSGAQNIGYILMAFGLGLIPYSVQYVVLRGFYAYEDTRTPFYNTVIVAAVNAAASALCFFVLPARWAVVGMGASYGLAYAVGVGVAWRRLRARLGGDLDGAQVARTYTRLFGASVPAAIVGGGIGFAILRVMGSGALSSAVALVVGGIALLGVFFVAARKMRIAELNSMVGMVRGRLGR
- a CDS encoding protein kinase family protein — protein: MAERSTAAVDVADNSGDEPLTAKAEQATADGVAQTRERDTAAEEEAAETDKSESRGVSSPPELHSGHKLARRYRLEECVTRLDGFSSWRAVDEKLRRAVGVHLLPADHPRARSVLAAARSSALLGDPRFVQVLDAVEENDLVYVVHEWLPDATELTALLAAGPLEAHDAYQLVSQVSQAMAAAHREGLAHLRLTPGAVLRTSTGQYRIRGLAVNAALRGISSETPQRTDTEAIGALLYASLTQRWPYEDDAYGLSGLPKDVGLIAPDQVRAGVHRGLSELAMRALVNDGATASRQDPPCTTPEELVKAIGEMPRIRPPEPVFTAPPEYQRTTYQQGTYGRPAAHPGVTQPVPTPPPPLQSRTGRALKWGVSALLIAALGLGSWQLADALMDRENSGDPGTTHTNDGDDKGQPKPAKPISIQGGQELVVGGKTQDPSNVSHTYDKDASSLWRTKTFNEGPPLAPFKAGVGIVYDLGSEQNVSEATVALRYGGDRTKISLYAADSLTPSADVKSMKEIGTATTTGQTLKLKAKKPVKSRYVLLWMTEVPNSPVDGYYSAGYKQAITDVKLKG
- a CDS encoding DUF6049 family protein, which gives rise to MAEAADFPGTSPSPARRWLRRTAALLVGTPLLAGLLQAPVGPVAHASGPGAKAAAAASRVKADATGSRTVDVSLDALTPTTPGEDDTLTVSGTVTNNGKQTVTAAQVGLRIGSPLGSRSEIDSAAKRTGFQPGSDGSEVGGKYVEKISKLAPGVRQDFSISVPVKALSLSTSGVYQLGVTLTGQSAAQPYPQVLGIERTFLPWQPDAADTKTKTTYLWPLTTATHLTARTGSDEQQTPVFKNDDLADELAPGGRLEQLLSLGSRLNVTWVIDPDLLASVEALTKNYRVENPDGETTRAGKQQSVAGQWLNDLQSAVKDKKVVALPFADPDLASLAHTGKAVSGSLGHLKEATEAGYKAVTTILQVTPTTDFAWPAEGAIDPSVVDVATSAGAHTVIARSDSLRETNGLQYSPSAARPIGGGTTAVVADARLSTAFQGDMTGAESSTLAVQEFLAQSLMINLQDPDRQRSIVVAPQRMPTASQAQTMGKALSALEDGKWSQPQELTAAAKAKPDPQATTRVPSAAAYPAALRKQELPRQAFEKIQNTKNSLERFQVILTAKDRVVTPFGRAIDREMATSWRGHPREGNAYRQSVWAYLQELTKQVSLVQRSDAKLSGRSATIPVSVQNNLVQGVDHLVLRLSSNNPTRLKIGDGQFEEKQIKIAGGHSQSVKFTTTANANGPVPVYAQLYTEDGEPYGEAVRFDVNVTEVTLTVMLVIAGGLLLLVLAGFRMYTQRKRAARKRAQEGPDEGPEQGSQDGPDHGPEGESGRDAGTDDPEHPSDPTPDTAPESTDPSDTGERVDR